Proteins encoded by one window of Streptomyces sp. NBC_01571:
- a CDS encoding Cof-type HAD-IIB family hydrolase — protein MPTRPIRLLLADVDGTLVTNEKLLTDRAVRAVHKLHDAGILFAVTSGRPPRGMSMIIDPLALTTELAAFNGGLIVNPDMTVVEQQVIPEEVVAPVVALMESFGLSVWIYRGADWYVRDLKGPHVDRESWTVQFAPTLVPGFDGLEQGTAKVVGVSDDHQVVEAAAVAAREQFGEHVSAARSQPYYLDVTHPQANKGCVVKYWSAKLRISPEEIATIGDMPNDVLMFAHSGLSIAMGNAGDEVQRAARRVTTSNEDEGFANAVEQFVL, from the coding sequence ATGCCGACCCGACCGATCCGCCTGCTTCTTGCCGACGTCGACGGCACTTTGGTCACGAACGAGAAGCTCCTCACCGACCGCGCCGTCCGGGCGGTCCACAAGCTCCACGACGCCGGCATCCTCTTCGCGGTGACCAGCGGGAGACCACCCCGCGGCATGTCCATGATCATCGACCCACTGGCGCTGACCACTGAACTCGCCGCCTTCAACGGAGGTCTCATCGTCAACCCGGACATGACCGTTGTCGAACAGCAGGTCATTCCCGAGGAGGTGGTGGCCCCGGTCGTCGCCCTGATGGAGTCGTTCGGTCTCAGCGTCTGGATCTACCGGGGCGCCGACTGGTACGTCCGCGATCTCAAGGGGCCGCACGTCGATCGCGAGAGCTGGACCGTGCAGTTCGCGCCCACGCTCGTTCCCGGATTCGACGGGCTCGAGCAGGGCACCGCCAAGGTCGTCGGGGTCAGCGACGACCACCAGGTCGTGGAGGCGGCCGCGGTCGCGGCGCGAGAGCAGTTCGGCGAGCATGTCTCGGCCGCCCGCTCGCAGCCCTACTACCTCGATGTGACCCATCCGCAGGCCAACAAGGGCTGTGTCGTGAAGTACTGGTCGGCCAAGCTCCGGATTTCCCCCGAAGAGATCGCCACGATCGGCGACATGCCCAACGACGTGCTGATGTTCGCCCACTCGGGACTGTCCATCGCGATGGGCAACGCCGGCGACGAGGTCCAGCGTGCGGCGAGGCGGGTGACGACCAGCAACGAGGATGAGGGTTTCGCGAACGCGGTCGAGCAGTTCGTCCTGTGA
- a CDS encoding nuclear transport factor 2 family protein, which produces MVRRAWQAFAPRDARRIAAFFDEDARWLAPAGNATAVALDVTHHMVGREAIVRFLTIDFPRLFTEDVAVTFRGFHADGDIVVVEETMEATLSNGNGYSNDYCSVFELRDGLIHRAREYMDTARGTRMVFADQTGNPA; this is translated from the coding sequence ATCGTCAGGCGAGCATGGCAGGCGTTCGCGCCCCGTGACGCCAGAAGGATCGCGGCGTTCTTCGACGAGGACGCGCGATGGCTGGCCCCGGCGGGGAACGCGACAGCCGTCGCGCTTGACGTGACCCACCACATGGTCGGCAGGGAAGCCATCGTGCGGTTCCTGACCATCGACTTCCCCCGGCTCTTCACCGAGGACGTCGCGGTCACCTTCCGTGGCTTTCACGCCGATGGCGACATCGTCGTCGTGGAAGAGACCATGGAGGCGACGCTGTCCAACGGGAACGGCTACAGCAACGACTACTGCTCCGTCTTCGAGCTTCGCGACGGACTGATCCACCGAGCGCGCGAGTACATGGACACGGCCCGTGGCACTCGCATGGTCTTCGCAGACCAGACCGGGAACCCGGCCTGA
- a CDS encoding sugar transferase: MARLEQTQIIREQPPTGRRTGKPVWYGPAAVIGDVAGAAGPVYLAFELAGGTHAVAYAMVAAAAWLLVRGARDRYGDRRLGERDNVGPALQDWLVLVGLLAVVRAATGEESPFLLALAGLAPCAPTSAIVQTLIHRHLAARRRDGRIVRRALVIGEANAVDGLVSHLAKRTDHEFVVVGVCPIGDDDPHALAPIATRISRQAPTHLSADSAPVLTAARRLHADVVLVVPGPYMTGTRLRRLSWALHGEECPLVVVPGLTEVAGRRVGIVSVAGLTMLTVAPPLRRGLATLVKSVTDRLGAALLIVLLAPVLVTVALAVRMDSPGPAVHRQMRIGRGGKPFTMAKFRTMVADAERLRHQLTGTNEQDGRMFKIRRDPRITRVGRVLRRCSLDELPQLFNVVQGHMSLVGPRPPLPDEAAGYDEVERRRLAVKPGLTGLWQISGRSDLSWDETVALDLRYVDNWSPSGDLGVLCRTVGAVVAGRGAY, encoded by the coding sequence GTGGCAAGACTTGAGCAGACACAGATCATCCGGGAGCAGCCGCCGACCGGGCGCCGCACCGGCAAGCCCGTCTGGTACGGGCCGGCCGCTGTCATCGGCGACGTGGCCGGCGCCGCGGGCCCGGTGTATCTGGCCTTCGAGCTGGCCGGCGGCACGCATGCCGTGGCGTACGCGATGGTGGCGGCCGCAGCATGGCTGCTCGTGCGCGGCGCACGAGACCGCTACGGCGACCGCCGTCTCGGTGAGCGCGACAATGTCGGCCCGGCACTGCAGGACTGGCTGGTGCTGGTGGGACTGCTCGCGGTGGTGCGGGCGGCGACAGGCGAGGAGTCCCCGTTCCTCCTTGCGCTGGCCGGCCTGGCGCCCTGCGCCCCGACGAGCGCCATCGTTCAAACTCTGATCCACCGTCATCTGGCCGCCCGACGCCGCGACGGCCGGATCGTCCGCCGGGCCTTGGTGATCGGGGAGGCCAACGCTGTCGATGGTCTGGTGAGCCATCTCGCGAAACGGACCGATCACGAGTTCGTCGTCGTCGGGGTGTGCCCGATCGGCGACGACGACCCGCACGCACTGGCTCCGATCGCCACCCGTATCAGCCGGCAGGCGCCGACACACCTGTCGGCCGACTCCGCCCCGGTACTGACGGCGGCCCGGCGACTCCACGCGGACGTGGTCCTCGTCGTGCCGGGACCGTACATGACCGGAACGCGCCTGCGGCGGCTGTCGTGGGCCCTGCACGGCGAGGAGTGTCCGCTCGTGGTCGTACCGGGTCTGACCGAGGTTGCCGGGCGCAGGGTGGGCATCGTCTCCGTGGCCGGGCTCACCATGCTGACCGTGGCCCCTCCCCTGAGGCGGGGGCTCGCGACGCTGGTCAAGTCGGTGACGGACCGGCTGGGCGCGGCGCTGCTGATCGTGCTGCTCGCCCCAGTGCTGGTGACGGTGGCCCTCGCCGTACGGATGGACTCGCCGGGGCCCGCCGTGCATCGGCAGATGCGCATCGGACGCGGCGGAAAGCCGTTCACCATGGCCAAGTTCCGCACCATGGTCGCCGACGCGGAACGGCTGAGGCATCAGCTGACCGGGACCAACGAGCAGGATGGCCGAATGTTCAAGATCCGTCGTGATCCACGGATCACCCGCGTCGGACGGGTGCTGCGCCGCTGCTCCCTGGACGAACTGCCCCAGCTGTTCAACGTGGTGCAGGGACACATGTCCCTGGTCGGTCCGCGACCACCGCTGCCCGACGAGGCAGCCGGTTACGACGAGGTGGAGCGGCGTCGGCTGGCCGTCAAGCCGGGGCTCACCGGCCTGTGGCAGATCAGCGGCCGCTCCGACCTTTCCTGGGACGAGACGGTCGCCCTCGACCTCAGGTACGTGGACAACTGGTCTCCGTCGGGGGACCTCGGGGTGCTGTGCCGGACGGTGGGGGCCGTCGTGGCGGGCAGGGGGGCCTACTGA
- a CDS encoding AlpA family transcriptional regulator, translated as MARPPALKLAEVLAEIRMSPSAFYRLRARGQAPRMIKLPKGELRCRRADRFGEVHGYDGDRL; from the coding sequence ATGGCTCGTCCACCTGCGCTCAAGCTCGCCGAGGTCCTAGCGGAAATCAGGATGAGCCCGTCGGCTTTCTACCGCCTGCGTGCTCGCGGTCAGGCACCTCGAATGATCAAGCTGCCCAAGGGTGAACTGCGCTGCCGCCGCGCCGACCGTTTCGGGGAGGTGCACGGCTACGACGGTGACCGGCTGTAG
- a CDS encoding polysaccharide biosynthesis tyrosine autokinase — protein MPSSSSLSWISVRARLQRRPYARPGCQYLDTWNKWIYGSGWRGAAQKSPDGGALGSRWLTPPPRRDGVRRAGRWWADTGVAPAVGARESLSSAAYTGNGTFHIGWFPRSHEGCSLDLQGFVKALARRWPTVVVCLVLATGAALAATGLSTPVYEARTQLFVATRTGDDTAQMNQGQSFSQARVQSYAAIVTTRQVTRPVVEELRLRTTPEELASRITAVAPLNTVLIDITVRDTEPRRAARIANAVAQRFSAVVERLEAPKPAPGSKGSGKRSRTTGGASPVSLGVTQEAVAPAGPTSPRPLLNLVAGVLGGLLLGAGVVALRETLDTTFKTSEALGEFTTLPGLGTIPYDRTVPRQPLVSADNHSQRAEAFRKLRTNLKFSQVDQPPRIIAVTSSVPGEGKTNTAVNLALSLAEAGLSTCLVDGDLRRPCVASTFGLVQDAGLTTVLIGQARIEDVMQQAGDRLSILASGAVPPNPTELLASARMEQVLRELADTYEVVIVDTAPVLPVADTLGLASFAQGALLVVRAGKTSREQVRTAAESLDRVSVRVLGTVFNMAPVPRGNRYGTYGSYGELPAPRLSDPRKEAAAATRLVDEK, from the coding sequence ATGCCATCATCTTCTTCACTCTCCTGGATCTCAGTCAGGGCCAGGCTGCAACGTCGGCCGTATGCAAGACCTGGATGCCAATATCTGGATACATGGAATAAATGGATATATGGCTCCGGCTGGCGTGGCGCCGCTCAGAAGTCACCCGATGGTGGAGCGCTTGGTTCTCGATGGCTCACACCGCCACCCCGGCGGGACGGCGTGCGGCGCGCGGGTCGTTGGTGGGCCGACACAGGGGTGGCTCCGGCGGTTGGCGCGCGCGAGTCCCTATCGTCAGCCGCGTACACAGGGAACGGAACATTCCATATCGGGTGGTTCCCTCGGTCTCATGAGGGGTGCAGTTTGGATCTCCAAGGATTCGTGAAGGCTCTTGCCAGGCGTTGGCCGACCGTCGTGGTCTGTCTGGTTCTGGCAACCGGGGCGGCGCTCGCCGCGACGGGCTTGAGCACACCCGTCTACGAGGCGAGGACCCAGCTCTTCGTAGCCACCCGTACCGGCGACGACACCGCTCAGATGAACCAGGGGCAGAGCTTCTCGCAGGCGCGCGTTCAGTCGTACGCCGCGATTGTGACCACCCGTCAGGTGACTCGGCCCGTAGTGGAGGAGTTGCGTCTGCGCACCACGCCGGAGGAACTGGCGTCGCGGATCACCGCCGTCGCACCGCTCAACACCGTGCTCATCGACATCACCGTCCGGGACACCGAGCCCAGGCGTGCGGCGCGCATCGCCAACGCCGTCGCGCAGCGGTTCAGCGCGGTCGTCGAGCGACTGGAGGCGCCCAAGCCCGCGCCCGGCTCGAAGGGATCAGGAAAGCGCAGCCGTACAACCGGCGGCGCCTCACCCGTCTCCTTGGGCGTCACCCAGGAAGCCGTCGCTCCCGCCGGTCCGACCTCCCCCCGCCCACTGCTGAACCTGGTCGCAGGTGTACTTGGCGGCCTGCTGCTCGGTGCCGGAGTCGTCGCCCTGCGCGAGACCCTCGACACCACGTTCAAGACCAGCGAAGCGCTGGGCGAGTTCACCACGCTGCCGGGTCTCGGTACCATTCCGTACGACAGGACCGTCCCCCGGCAGCCGCTCGTCAGCGCCGACAACCACTCCCAGCGTGCCGAAGCCTTTCGTAAGCTTCGTACCAACCTGAAATTCTCGCAGGTCGACCAGCCGCCCAGGATCATCGCCGTGACAAGTTCGGTGCCTGGTGAGGGTAAGACCAACACCGCTGTGAACCTCGCCCTCTCGCTCGCCGAGGCAGGTCTCTCGACCTGTCTCGTGGACGGCGACCTGCGCCGACCGTGCGTGGCCTCGACTTTCGGTCTCGTCCAGGACGCCGGTCTGACCACCGTGCTCATCGGACAGGCCCGCATCGAGGACGTGATGCAGCAGGCCGGCGATCGGCTCTCGATTCTCGCCAGCGGCGCCGTACCACCGAACCCCACGGAGCTGCTCGCCTCGGCGCGCATGGAACAGGTACTGCGCGAACTGGCGGACACCTACGAGGTCGTGATCGTCGACACCGCGCCGGTGCTGCCGGTTGCCGACACCCTGGGACTCGCCTCCTTCGCTCAGGGCGCACTGCTCGTCGTCCGCGCCGGGAAGACCAGCCGGGAACAGGTCCGCACCGCCGCGGAGTCGCTGGACCGCGTGAGTGTCCGCGTCCTCGGCACCGTCTTCAACATGGCTCCGGTGCCCCGGGGCAATCGCTACGGCACCTACGGGTCGTACGGTGAGCTGCCCGCTCCTCGCTTGTCGGACCCGCGGAAAGAGGCCGCCGCGGCGACACGCCTCGTGGACGAGAAATGA
- a CDS encoding hemerythrin domain-containing protein, giving the protein MDGIVLLKDDHKTVEKLFKQFEKAGADAHAEKRKIADQVIEELTTHTWIEEKIFYPAAREAAPDTRDHVLESVEEHHVVLWMLSELKDLDASDERFDAKMTVLMENVRHHVEEEEKEWFPEVRKAMGRNRLTELGDQMEKAKNRAPGDPLAVPSADQ; this is encoded by the coding sequence GTGGACGGGATCGTGCTGCTCAAGGATGACCACAAGACGGTGGAGAAACTGTTCAAACAGTTCGAGAAGGCCGGCGCCGACGCCCACGCCGAGAAGCGGAAGATCGCCGACCAGGTGATCGAGGAACTCACCACCCACACCTGGATCGAGGAGAAGATCTTCTACCCGGCCGCCCGCGAGGCCGCCCCCGACACCAGGGATCACGTCCTGGAAAGCGTCGAGGAACACCACGTCGTGCTGTGGATGCTCTCGGAGCTCAAGGACCTCGACGCGAGCGACGAGCGGTTCGACGCCAAGATGACCGTCCTCATGGAGAACGTCCGCCACCACGTCGAGGAAGAGGAGAAGGAGTGGTTTCCCGAGGTCCGCAAGGCCATGGGGCGCAACCGCCTCACCGAACTCGGCGACCAGATGGAGAAGGCGAAGAACAGGGCACCGGGTGACCCCCTGGCCGTACCCAGTGCGGACCAGTAG
- a CDS encoding ATP-binding protein, translating to MDATSGDSGLGQPGAAPELKASLTLDGDGSRIAQARHLAAAFLTKVKAEYGTPVAADTVQVVQLIVSELVTNARKYAPGPALLHLRTTGPVLRVELWDSSPVLPTARATDPSRIRQHGLEIVAALARTVTVEQTSVGKRITADVILATA from the coding sequence ATGGACGCAACATCCGGGGACTCGGGCTTGGGACAGCCCGGCGCTGCCCCGGAGCTGAAGGCCTCACTCACCCTGGACGGCGACGGCTCGCGCATCGCGCAGGCCCGCCACCTCGCAGCCGCTTTCCTCACGAAGGTGAAGGCCGAGTACGGCACCCCGGTGGCGGCGGACACGGTGCAGGTCGTTCAGCTGATCGTCAGTGAACTCGTCACCAACGCCCGCAAGTACGCCCCCGGACCGGCGCTGCTGCACCTGCGCACCACCGGCCCCGTACTGCGGGTCGAGCTCTGGGACAGCAGCCCCGTCCTGCCGACCGCCAGAGCCACGGATCCGTCACGCATCCGCCAGCACGGGCTGGAGATCGTCGCAGCCCTCGCCCGCACCGTCACCGTGGAGCAGACCTCCGTCGGCAAACGCATCACGGCCGACGTCATCCTCGCCACCGCGTGA
- a CDS encoding DUF4012 domain-containing protein, with protein sequence MTEQDIGTAEPRRPSRVAFRTRRPGRSREGAPGRRRVLRNTLLAAAALPLAGAVWVGVTGLLARSELLAAGRDLDALRQSVAPVPGAASGAVPGFAQEREREVRSAADHAARAHQLTTGPAWYPAAALPFLGGPVKTVRGAAYAADRLAGDVLSPLVRALPSPMPDSRGDGMSEALMTLQEHAPEVVQAARTAVEVQADVNGLPRSTWLPAADRARARLAGQMDRLGPVMTDASLAARVLPPMLGARGERRYFLAFQNIAEARGTGGVPGAFAVLSANRGHLSFERFGNNTEMATAKTDLDLGAGFAARYQGSEPTQVWANSNMSPHFPYAARIWAAAWRKHTGERVDGVFAVDPTTLSRFLRVTGPARMAGGTELTADNVVDLTERASYAMYDNVARRKAFFVDAARAAAGPLITATSDMRRLPALLVALNDSQRDGRLKVWSAHAAEQRLIESRPYSGTLPETPGPFAGLIVNNAAGSKLDYYLDRSLVWEANGCSSGDRPVTATVTLTNRAPDSGLPGYVTLREDSPPYRTRPGDNRLLVSYYAGVGATLTGATLDGRPVELAPGVERGHSVYTLDLELPAQSSRTLVLHLLEPHADRAPALLQQSLVTPLRTTLKPGGSCRV encoded by the coding sequence ATGACAGAGCAGGACATCGGCACGGCGGAACCAAGGCGCCCCAGCCGAGTAGCCTTCCGCACGCGCAGGCCCGGCCGCTCCCGCGAAGGGGCGCCGGGCCGCCGTCGCGTGCTCAGGAACACCCTGTTGGCCGCCGCGGCGCTCCCACTGGCAGGCGCGGTCTGGGTCGGTGTCACGGGGCTGCTCGCCCGTTCGGAGTTGCTCGCGGCCGGACGGGACCTCGACGCGCTGCGGCAGTCGGTCGCGCCCGTGCCCGGCGCGGCCTCCGGTGCTGTGCCCGGGTTCGCCCAGGAGCGGGAACGGGAGGTCCGTTCCGCCGCCGACCATGCCGCTCGGGCGCATCAACTCACCACCGGCCCGGCTTGGTACCCCGCAGCCGCGCTGCCTTTCCTTGGCGGCCCGGTGAAAACCGTACGCGGGGCCGCGTACGCCGCCGATCGGCTGGCAGGCGATGTGCTGTCCCCGCTGGTGCGAGCCCTGCCATCACCCATGCCGGACAGCCGCGGTGACGGGATGTCCGAGGCACTCATGACCTTGCAGGAACACGCGCCGGAAGTCGTCCAGGCCGCCCGCACCGCCGTCGAGGTGCAGGCCGACGTGAACGGGTTGCCCCGGTCCACCTGGCTACCGGCAGCCGACCGGGCCCGGGCCCGACTCGCAGGGCAGATGGACCGCCTCGGCCCCGTGATGACCGACGCCTCCCTGGCTGCCCGCGTCCTGCCGCCCATGCTCGGCGCGCGAGGGGAACGGCGCTATTTCCTCGCATTCCAGAACATCGCCGAGGCGCGTGGCACCGGGGGCGTTCCGGGGGCTTTCGCCGTGCTGTCGGCCAACCGGGGTCATCTGTCCTTCGAGCGGTTCGGAAACAACACCGAGATGGCCACGGCGAAGACGGACCTCGACCTGGGAGCCGGCTTCGCGGCCCGCTATCAGGGCAGCGAGCCGACCCAGGTGTGGGCCAACTCCAACATGAGCCCGCACTTTCCCTACGCGGCCCGCATCTGGGCCGCGGCGTGGCGCAAACACACCGGCGAGCGCGTGGACGGCGTGTTCGCCGTCGACCCCACCACACTGAGCCGTTTCCTGCGCGTCACCGGCCCGGCCCGCATGGCGGGCGGCACCGAGCTCACCGCCGACAACGTCGTGGACCTCACCGAACGGGCCAGCTACGCGATGTACGACAACGTCGCCCGGCGCAAGGCGTTCTTCGTCGATGCGGCCCGCGCCGCCGCCGGTCCCCTGATCACCGCGACCAGCGACATGCGCCGACTGCCCGCCCTGCTCGTCGCCCTGAACGACTCCCAGCGGGACGGACGGCTGAAAGTGTGGAGCGCGCATGCGGCGGAGCAGCGTCTCATCGAGTCGCGCCCCTACTCGGGCACGCTCCCGGAGACTCCCGGCCCCTTCGCGGGGCTGATCGTGAACAACGCGGCCGGCTCCAAACTGGACTACTACCTCGACCGGAGCCTGGTTTGGGAAGCGAACGGCTGCTCCAGCGGCGACCGCCCGGTCACCGCGACCGTGACCCTGACCAACCGGGCCCCGGACTCCGGGCTACCTGGTTACGTCACGCTGCGGGAGGATTCTCCGCCCTACCGCACCCGGCCCGGCGACAACCGGCTCCTGGTGTCGTACTACGCGGGCGTCGGCGCCACCCTGACCGGCGCCACCTTGGACGGCCGCCCGGTGGAGCTCGCACCCGGCGTCGAACGCGGCCACTCGGTGTACACCCTGGACCTGGAGCTGCCGGCCCAATCCAGCCGCACGCTGGTGCTGCACCTGCTGGAGCCTCACGCGGACCGTGCCCCGGCCCTCCTGCAGCAGTCCCTGGTGACGCCACTGCGAACCACACTGAAACCGGGTGGCTCTTGCCGTGTCTGA
- a CDS encoding MSMEG_6728 family protein yields the protein MQTFLPYPDFMQSAAVLDQARLGKQRVEALQVLRGLTVPDYGWRHHPAVRMWIGYEEALVRYGLDVCAMWAAEARADTCASTLTTDFARYRPGATVRVQEQLADDDELPPWLGDPAFHRSHQSALVRKAPEIYTPFFPDVPDDLPYVWPTSDRVA from the coding sequence GTGCAGACCTTTCTCCCGTATCCCGACTTCATGCAGTCCGCCGCGGTCCTGGACCAGGCACGTCTGGGCAAACAGAGAGTCGAGGCCCTCCAGGTGCTGCGCGGCCTGACCGTGCCCGACTACGGATGGCGGCACCATCCCGCGGTACGCATGTGGATCGGCTACGAGGAGGCCCTGGTCCGCTACGGCCTGGACGTGTGCGCCATGTGGGCGGCGGAAGCACGCGCCGACACCTGCGCTTCCACACTCACCACCGACTTCGCCCGGTACCGTCCCGGCGCCACCGTACGTGTCCAGGAGCAGCTCGCCGACGACGACGAGCTGCCACCGTGGCTGGGAGACCCCGCCTTCCACCGCAGCCACCAGTCGGCACTGGTGCGCAAGGCACCGGAGATCTACACCCCGTTCTTCCCGGACGTTCCCGACGATCTGCCGTACGTCTGGCCGACGTCCGACCGGGTCGCTTAA
- the asnB gene encoding asparagine synthase (glutamine-hydrolyzing) produces the protein MILLNHAARHLPPSHGDPCAALAHRGPDASGHRDLGGGNWHAALHFRRLAVVDLDPRSDQPFGSPKRGVLVYNGEIYNTAHLREVLRKRHVRFTTEGDTEVLYELLLQPDAPRLLDQVDGMFAFALVLPDGEVRYGRDRLGVKPLYAASDAAGRVVALASEIEPLRAAGLTGGADPVAVAQGAMFLWTPPPRTGWQHVHAVPAGTVLSRRAPSYDVASPWWRAGAAMPAEDIGAAVRASVARQVRADVPVGLLLSGGLDSTWLGVEMAREGFAGPAFAARPRTTATTSEPFEDDAPYAARVARQLGMPLTWVDLDIDVLHRIPELVTTMELPFGDPAAVTLMQLSHAACGKATVLLSGLGVEELFLGYERYQAVLLLQRLPAWARPALGATTVVPGPRRYRGRADKFGRLLQLGPRDWSWATQAYYSGREWAALSPLVGLEAVTEQHREVAGGVLDAGGTPLSALVECDRRLFLPGLNLLYGDRASMRASVELRVPFLGEPVVAAALGAVAEEQLRLGDGKARFRAAAVASGVPQFVAKRSKTGFGAPVRSLLREHGARLWAEVRRSPVFDDVFDRRTADHVVAEHVRGRRDRGLAVFGLFCAAVWWERNAAGDPGRSADLLSGYEAAVVG, from the coding sequence GTGATCCTGCTGAACCACGCCGCGCGCCACCTGCCGCCGTCGCACGGCGACCCGTGCGCGGCGCTCGCGCACCGTGGCCCCGACGCGAGCGGGCACCGGGACCTCGGCGGTGGCAACTGGCACGCGGCCCTGCACTTCCGCCGCCTGGCCGTCGTGGACCTCGATCCGAGGAGCGACCAGCCCTTCGGCTCCCCGAAGCGGGGCGTGCTGGTCTACAACGGCGAGATCTACAACACCGCGCACCTGCGCGAGGTGCTAAGGAAGCGGCATGTGCGGTTCACGACCGAGGGCGACACGGAGGTTCTCTACGAACTGCTGCTGCAGCCGGACGCGCCACGACTGCTCGACCAAGTGGACGGCATGTTCGCCTTCGCCCTCGTCCTACCCGACGGCGAGGTGCGCTACGGGCGGGACCGACTGGGTGTCAAACCGCTGTACGCGGCATCGGACGCGGCCGGCCGTGTGGTCGCGCTCGCCAGTGAGATCGAACCGCTGCGAGCCGCTGGGCTGACCGGCGGTGCCGACCCGGTCGCGGTGGCGCAGGGCGCCATGTTCCTGTGGACGCCGCCGCCGCGGACCGGCTGGCAGCACGTTCATGCGGTACCGGCCGGGACGGTACTGTCCCGGCGAGCCCCAAGCTATGACGTGGCGTCACCCTGGTGGCGAGCCGGTGCCGCGATGCCCGCCGAGGACATCGGCGCCGCGGTCCGCGCGTCGGTCGCCCGGCAGGTGCGCGCGGACGTGCCGGTGGGGCTGTTGCTGAGCGGAGGGCTGGACAGCACCTGGCTCGGCGTGGAGATGGCCAGGGAGGGCTTTGCCGGACCCGCCTTCGCCGCCAGACCGCGCACCACGGCGACCACCTCGGAGCCGTTCGAGGACGATGCCCCCTACGCCGCCCGGGTCGCCCGACAGCTGGGCATGCCGCTGACGTGGGTCGACCTGGACATCGACGTACTGCACCGGATCCCGGAGCTGGTCACCACCATGGAGCTCCCCTTCGGGGACCCTGCGGCCGTCACCCTCATGCAGCTCTCCCACGCCGCATGCGGGAAGGCGACCGTGCTGCTCTCGGGGCTTGGCGTCGAGGAACTCTTCCTCGGTTACGAGCGCTACCAGGCCGTGCTGCTCCTGCAACGGCTTCCCGCGTGGGCGCGCCCCGCCCTCGGCGCCACTACCGTGGTTCCCGGACCCCGACGCTACCGGGGCCGTGCGGACAAGTTCGGGCGGCTGCTCCAACTCGGCCCCCGCGACTGGTCGTGGGCGACTCAGGCCTACTACTCGGGGCGAGAGTGGGCGGCGCTTTCGCCACTCGTCGGACTGGAGGCCGTCACCGAGCAGCACCGCGAGGTCGCGGGCGGCGTGCTGGACGCGGGCGGGACGCCCCTCTCCGCGCTAGTGGAGTGCGACCGGCGACTCTTCCTGCCGGGGCTGAACCTGCTGTACGGCGACCGCGCGTCGATGCGGGCGAGCGTCGAGTTGCGGGTGCCGTTCCTTGGGGAGCCGGTGGTGGCCGCCGCCCTCGGCGCCGTCGCGGAGGAGCAGCTGCGGCTCGGCGACGGCAAGGCGCGCTTCCGCGCGGCGGCGGTGGCATCCGGTGTGCCACAGTTCGTCGCCAAGCGCTCCAAGACGGGGTTCGGGGCGCCAGTTCGGTCGCTGCTGCGTGAGCACGGGGCCCGTCTGTGGGCTGAGGTACGACGCTCCCCCGTGTTCGACGACGTCTTCGACCGGCGGACCGCCGACCACGTCGTCGCCGAACACGTCCGGGGCAGGCGCGACAGGGGGCTCGCCGTGTTCGGACTGTTCTGCGCGGCCGTGTGGTGGGAGCGCAACGCGGCAGGAGACCCAGGGCGGAGCGCGGACCTCCTGTCGGGCTACGAGGCGGCCGTCGTCGGCTGA
- a CDS encoding low molecular weight phosphatase family protein codes for MTRVLFVCTGNVHRSVLAERLLAARLPPGSAVRPESAGTQARPRPGMEASTRVVLEELGGDGSGFAARRLTAQLVAEAGLVLGLAHEHREAAVRLAPTALRRCFTLKEFVRLAVGGVDTVRGGEGAATPHGDVPEGQVRPVAAGFDAVVTASAGRRGAIAPVRPAEDDISDPWGRPHSVLYGCAREIDGTVSTLARLLCGGASL; via the coding sequence ATGACCCGGGTCCTGTTCGTCTGCACGGGCAACGTGCACCGTTCGGTGCTTGCCGAGCGGCTGCTGGCCGCGAGGCTTCCGCCCGGCTCGGCCGTACGGCCGGAGAGCGCCGGAACGCAGGCGCGGCCCCGGCCCGGCATGGAGGCCTCCACCAGGGTGGTTCTGGAGGAACTGGGCGGTGACGGGTCCGGCTTCGCGGCCCGCCGGCTCACCGCGCAGCTCGTCGCGGAAGCAGGGCTGGTCCTCGGGCTCGCGCACGAGCACCGGGAGGCCGCCGTACGGCTCGCGCCGACGGCGCTGCGGCGCTGCTTCACCCTGAAGGAGTTCGTACGTCTCGCCGTGGGAGGAGTCGACACGGTGCGGGGCGGGGAAGGTGCGGCGACCCCGCATGGCGACGTACCGGAGGGGCAAGTCCGGCCGGTCGCAGCCGGTTTCGACGCTGTGGTGACAGCCTCGGCCGGCCGCCGGGGTGCCATCGCCCCGGTCCGGCCCGCCGAGGACGACATCTCGGACCCGTGGGGCAGGCCCCACTCCGTGTTGTACGGGTGCGCCCGCGAGATCGACGGGACGGTGAGCACGCTCGCCCGGTTGCTGTGCGGCGGAGCGAGTCTCTGA